A region from the Aliarcobacter thereius LMG 24486 genome encodes:
- the pta gene encoding phosphate acetyltransferase has protein sequence MGLIDQIKNKAKQKLRTIVLPETEDERVLRATAQVLEAKTANIILIGDENNINADAKKYGVDISGAKIVNPKNFDKLESYIDELVELRKSKNLSKEDATNLMLNESRFFGCMMVRLGDADGLVAGSNSTTADVLKAAIQVIKTAPGINTVSSSFVMETADGKFGDNGLILFADCAVIPDPTSEQLADIASATAATAENVVGLTPRVAMLSFSTKGSANHQMVDKVTNACKILEERKVNFAFDGELQADAAIVESVGIKKAPNSKVAGTANVLVFPDLQSGNIGYKLVQRFANAEAHGPIIQGLAKPVNDLSRGCSVEDISNLVAITATQVK, from the coding sequence ATGGGATTAATAGACCAAATAAAAAATAAGGCTAAACAAAAGTTAAGAACAATTGTTCTTCCTGAAACAGAAGACGAAAGAGTTTTAAGAGCTACTGCTCAAGTTTTAGAAGCAAAAACTGCAAATATTATTTTAATTGGAGATGAAAATAATATAAATGCAGATGCTAAAAAATACGGAGTAGATATTTCTGGTGCAAAAATTGTAAATCCAAAAAATTTTGACAAATTAGAATCATATATTGATGAGTTAGTTGAGCTTAGAAAAAGTAAAAATCTTTCAAAAGAAGATGCTACAAATCTAATGCTAAATGAATCTAGATTTTTTGGTTGTATGATGGTAAGACTTGGAGATGCAGACGGTTTAGTTGCTGGTTCAAATTCAACAACAGCTGATGTATTAAAAGCTGCTATTCAAGTAATCAAAACAGCTCCTGGTATAAATACTGTTTCATCTTCATTTGTTATGGAAACGGCTGATGGAAAGTTTGGAGACAATGGTTTAATTTTATTTGCAGATTGTGCAGTTATTCCAGATCCAACAAGTGAGCAATTAGCAGATATTGCAAGTGCAACAGCAGCAACTGCTGAAAATGTTGTAGGCTTAACTCCAAGAGTTGCTATGTTATCGTTTTCTACAAAAGGAAGTGCAAATCATCAAATGGTTGACAAAGTAACAAATGCTTGTAAAATTTTAGAAGAGAGAAAAGTAAATTTTGCATTTGATGGAGAACTTCAAGCTGATGCTGCAATAGTTGAATCTGTTGGTATAAAAAAAGCTCCTAATTCAAAAGTAGCTGGTACTGCAAATGTTTTAGTTTTCCCTGATTTACAATCTGGAAATATAGGATATAAACTTGTTCAAAGATTTGCTAATGCTGAAGCACATGGTCCGATTATTCAAGGTTTAGCAAAACCTGTAAATGATTTATCAAGAGGTTGTTCTGTAGAAGACATATCAAACTTAGTTGCTATAACTGCAACACAAGTTAAATAA
- the sppA gene encoding signal peptide peptidase SppA, translating into MVLDFITKYFKTIVFLTILFILFSSSSKDEYSNNAFANLQKIDLVGQIIDPSKVLENIEKAKKDNNIKGVLLFVDSPGGSVAPSVEIAYAIKELNNIKPVVVYASGTIASGSYYASIWAERIFANPGSIVGSIGVIMQGFEASKLLDNIGVSTQTIKAGKYKESGTFARKWTKDEEEELQKVINSTYNMFVSDVSNARNLNPQNHDIFADAKIFTAFMAKEVGLVDEVTNITYAKKYLQDISKVEKAVWKKEDKFDKFMDKVLSETVSKILMNFSSTLKAY; encoded by the coding sequence ATGGTGTTAGATTTCATTACAAAATATTTCAAAACTATTGTTTTTTTAACAATTCTATTTATATTATTTTCAAGTTCTAGTAAAGATGAATATTCAAATAATGCTTTTGCTAATTTACAAAAAATAGATTTAGTAGGACAAATTATTGATCCATCAAAAGTTCTTGAAAATATAGAAAAAGCAAAAAAAGACAATAATATAAAAGGAGTTCTTCTTTTTGTAGATAGTCCAGGTGGTTCAGTTGCACCTTCAGTTGAGATTGCTTATGCTATAAAAGAGTTAAATAATATAAAACCTGTTGTTGTATATGCAAGTGGAACAATAGCAAGTGGAAGTTATTATGCTTCAATTTGGGCAGAAAGAATATTTGCAAATCCAGGAAGTATTGTTGGTTCTATTGGAGTTATAATGCAAGGTTTTGAAGCAAGTAAACTTTTAGATAATATTGGAGTTTCTACACAAACTATAAAAGCTGGTAAATATAAAGAATCTGGAACATTTGCTAGAAAATGGACTAAAGATGAAGAAGAAGAGTTACAAAAAGTCATAAATAGTACATATAATATGTTTGTAAGTGATGTTTCAAATGCAAGAAATTTAAATCCACAAAATCATGATATCTTTGCAGATGCAAAAATATTTACAGCATTTATGGCAAAAGAAGTTGGTTTAGTAGATGAAGTTACAAATATAACTTATGCAAAAAAATATTTACAAGATATTTCAAAAGTTGAAAAAGCTGTTTGGAAAAAAGAGGATAAGTTTGATAAATTTATGGATAAAGTTTTAAGTGAAACTGTATCAAAAATATTAATGAATTTTTCTTCTACTTTAAAAGCATATTAA
- a CDS encoding 3'-5' exonuclease gives MFNSIKNHFYKKRLKDKRFNFLFDKPSNDEYICFDCETTGLDPLIDDIISIGAVIIKNNTIIASKKFIRYVKPKSNQLKENSIKIHHLRKCDLENACNIDDVILEFLYFIGNRKIVGYFLDFDLKMINKYLKPIIGINLPNKKYEVSEIYHDFKIDLIPQSFVDLRFKSILNELNLPNFGTHDSYNDALMTALIFIKLKNSASVKIN, from the coding sequence ATGTTTAATTCAATCAAAAATCATTTTTACAAAAAGAGATTAAAAGATAAAAGATTTAATTTTTTATTTGATAAACCATCAAATGATGAATATATTTGTTTTGATTGCGAAACAACAGGATTGGATCCTTTAATTGATGATATTATTTCAATTGGTGCAGTAATCATAAAGAATAATACTATTATTGCAAGTAAGAAGTTCATAAGATATGTAAAACCAAAATCAAATCAATTAAAAGAAAACTCTATAAAAATCCATCACTTAAGAAAATGTGATTTAGAAAATGCTTGTAATATTGATGATGTTATTCTAGAATTCTTATATTTTATTGGAAATAGAAAAATTGTAGGATACTTTTTGGATTTTGATTTAAAAATGATAAATAAATATTTAAAACCTATTATTGGTATAAATTTACCAAATAAAAAATATGAAGTTTCAGAAATTTATCACGATTTTAAAATTGATTTAATTCCACAAAGTTTTGTTGATTTAAGATTTAAATCAATATTAAATGAACTTAATCTACCAAATTTTGGAACTCATGATTCATACAATGATGCATTAATGACTGCTTTAATTTTCATAAAATTAAAGAATTCTGCTAGTGTAAAAATTAATTAA
- a CDS encoding acetate/propionate family kinase, giving the protein MLVFVLNAGSSSVKYQLMNPVIKKVFASGLCERIGIDGILKHEYGDGKKLVMNIPMPSHKEAIEAILTTLTSGEGKVIDSINDIEAIGHRTVHGGEEFASSVLITPEVIDAMKRLSPLAPLHNPANITGIEICQKLMPGKPNVGVFDTAFHQTMPDYAYMYALPYDQYVKHGIRKYGFHGTSHYFVSNEARAMLEKKHNTRIIVCHLGNGSSVSAVFDGKCIDTSMGLTPVQGLMMGTRVGDIGAGAIQFMMKQEDITIDDALDIMNKKSGILGISGKSSDLREVLDGMNQGDDRCRLAVDMVAYKIKSYVGSYVAALNGIDALCFTGGIGENASLIREKVCAGLDAMGLVMDPTKNNVRSSEARDISTNASPARIFVIPTQEEYVIANDTFNIVSGGSRRK; this is encoded by the coding sequence ATGTTAGTTTTTGTATTAAATGCTGGAAGTTCTTCAGTTAAATATCAGTTGATGAATCCAGTAATCAAAAAAGTTTTTGCTTCTGGTCTTTGTGAAAGAATTGGTATTGATGGTATATTAAAACATGAATATGGTGATGGAAAAAAACTTGTAATGAATATTCCTATGCCATCTCATAAAGAAGCGATTGAAGCAATTCTTACTACTCTTACAAGTGGTGAAGGAAAAGTTATTGATTCTATAAATGATATTGAAGCTATTGGACATAGAACAGTTCATGGTGGAGAAGAGTTTGCAAGTTCAGTTCTTATTACACCTGAAGTAATTGATGCTATGAAAAGATTATCTCCTCTAGCTCCTTTACATAATCCTGCAAATATTACAGGTATTGAAATTTGTCAAAAACTGATGCCAGGTAAACCAAATGTTGGTGTATTTGATACAGCTTTCCATCAAACAATGCCTGATTATGCCTATATGTATGCTCTTCCTTATGATCAATATGTAAAACATGGAATTAGAAAATATGGTTTCCACGGAACAAGTCACTATTTTGTTTCAAATGAAGCAAGAGCAATGCTTGAGAAAAAACACAATACTAGAATTATTGTTTGTCATTTAGGAAATGGTTCTTCTGTATCAGCTGTTTTTGATGGGAAATGTATAGATACTTCAATGGGATTAACTCCTGTTCAAGGTTTAATGATGGGAACAAGAGTTGGAGATATAGGTGCTGGTGCAATTCAGTTTATGATGAAACAAGAAGATATTACTATTGATGATGCTCTTGATATTATGAATAAAAAGTCTGGGATTTTAGGTATTTCTGGAAAATCATCTGATTTAAGAGAAGTTTTAGATGGTATGAATCAAGGCGATGATAGATGTAGACTTGCTGTTGATATGGTTGCTTATAAAATAAAATCTTATGTTGGTTCATATGTTGCTGCATTAAATGGTATAGATGCTTTATGTTTTACAGGTGGAATTGGAGAAAATGCTTCTTTGATTAGAGAAAAAGTTTGTGCTGGTCTTGATGCTATGGGTCTTGTTATGGATCCAACTAAAAATAATGTAAGATCAAGTGAAGCTAGAGATATTTCCACAAATGCATCTCCTGCAAGAATATTTGTAATTCCAACTCAAGAAGAGTATGTAATTGCAAATGATACATTTAATATAGTTTCTGGTGGTTCTAGAAGAAAATAG
- a CDS encoding acetate/propionate family kinase codes for MLVFVLNAGSSSLKYQLIDTKSKELKASGLVERIGIDGILKHEIGEDKKITFELPIPTHKEAIELVLRILTNDETKVINSIDEIKAIGHRVVHGGEYFKESVIVDEEVIKKIEELIPLAPLHNPANIMGVKICKELMPKVPNVVTFDTAFHQTMPMENFLYAVPYADYSEHHLRKYGFHGTSHYYVSNEAVNILKKKDSKIIVCHLGNGSSVCAVKDGKSISTSMGLTPLEGLVMGTRSGDIDAGVIPYLMKRKNLTPDQIVDYLNKKSGILGVSGVSSDLREVIKASNDGDKRSKIAITMLCERIKKYLCSYAGLMHGVDAICFTAGIGENSDLIREKVCEGLEFMGIEIDKEKNSKREKGNREINTKNSKTKIYIIPTNEELVIANDTYNLVKNK; via the coding sequence ATGTTGGTTTTTGTATTAAATGCAGGCTCTTCATCTTTAAAGTATCAATTAATTGATACTAAATCTAAAGAGTTAAAAGCAAGTGGTTTAGTTGAAAGAATAGGAATTGATGGTATTTTGAAACATGAAATTGGAGAAGATAAAAAAATAACTTTTGAACTTCCTATTCCAACTCATAAAGAAGCTATCGAACTAGTTCTTAGAATTCTTACAAATGATGAAACAAAAGTTATAAACTCAATAGATGAAATAAAAGCAATTGGTCATAGAGTTGTGCATGGTGGAGAATACTTCAAAGAGTCTGTTATTGTTGATGAAGAAGTTATTAAGAAAATTGAAGAGCTAATTCCTCTAGCTCCTTTACATAATCCTGCAAATATTATGGGAGTAAAAATTTGTAAAGAATTAATGCCAAAAGTTCCAAATGTTGTAACATTTGATACAGCATTTCACCAAACAATGCCAATGGAAAACTTCTTATATGCAGTTCCTTATGCTGATTATTCAGAACACCATTTAAGAAAATATGGATTTCATGGAACAAGTCACTATTATGTTTCAAATGAAGCAGTTAATATTTTAAAGAAAAAAGATAGCAAAATTATTGTTTGTCATCTTGGAAATGGTTCTTCTGTTTGTGCAGTTAAGGATGGAAAATCAATTAGTACTTCTATGGGATTAACTCCTCTTGAAGGTTTAGTAATGGGTACAAGAAGTGGAGATATTGATGCTGGTGTTATTCCATATTTAATGAAAAGAAAGAACTTAACTCCTGACCAAATAGTTGATTACTTAAATAAAAAATCAGGTATTCTAGGAGTTTCAGGAGTTAGTTCTGATTTAAGAGAAGTTATAAAAGCTTCTAATGATGGAGATAAAAGATCTAAAATAGCCATAACAATGCTTTGTGAAAGAATTAAAAAATATCTATGCTCTTATGCTGGTTTAATGCATGGAGTTGATGCTATTTGCTTTACAGCTGGAATTGGAGAAAACTCTGATTTAATTAGAGAAAAAGTTTGTGAAGGCTTAGAATTTATGGGTATTGAAATTGATAAAGAAAAAAACTCTAAAAGAGAAAAAGGTAATAGAGAAATCAATACTAAAAACTCTAAAACTAAAATTTATATAATTCCTACAAATGAGGAATTAGTCATTGCAAATGATACATATAATCTTGTAAAGAATAAATAA